From a single Paramormyrops kingsleyae isolate MSU_618 chromosome 14, PKINGS_0.4, whole genome shotgun sequence genomic region:
- the crls1 gene encoding cardiolipin synthase (CMP-forming), translated as MFLAVYRNILVTCAKRQVLSFAKSCIAAGQTRAAPSSCVWRNALTSWGHKMSQKCLWSEKKFLQRVKVTLSSLGEWPRLGHFPSDKLHGHVSTYRTAFPEPWGGRQMPAFSLGAQLTNQGSCQIQKRTHPYSPAVNSSAISMLNPKPLMQSVSHFSITGSSFVLQGYRGYSNSAKPKPQGDEGSLQRDTSKERDFTKPSKEGLSNFKELYENPWTIPNFLCMARIALAPVLGYLIVEQWFHLSLGLFVLAGATDLLDGYIARNWANQKSALGSALDPLADKILISVLYISLTYASLIPAPLTVLVISRDVVLIAAVFYVRYKTIPPPRTLSKFFNPCYATAQLKPTSISKVNTAIQLILVAASLAAPVFQYTDSVFLQTLWFITALTTAASGYSYYHYGKKTVEVLNKSK; from the exons ATGTTCCTGGCGGTTTATAGAAATATCTTAGTAACTTGTGCGAAACGGCAAGTGTTGAGCTTTGCAAAGAGTTGTATCGCAGCTGGTCAGACGAGGGCTGCTCCGAGCTCGTGCGTTTGGAGGAATGCATTAACATCTTGGGGACATAAAATGTCACAGAAGTGTCTCTGGAGCGAGAAGAAATTTCTCCAGAGAGTGAAAGTGACGCTTTCTTCTTTGGGGGAGTGGCCCAGGCTGGGGCATTTTCCGTCGGATAAACTACATGGTCATGTATCAACTTATAGAACTGCCTTTCCTGAACCTTGGGGTGGTCGACAAATGCCTGCTTTTTCATTGGGTGCCCAACTAACAAACCAGGGAAGCTGTCAGATACAGAAAAGGACACATCCTTACAGTCCAGCTGTAAACAGTTCGGCAATCTCCATGTTAAACCCTAAGCCCCTTATGCAGAGCGTCTCCCATTTCAGCATAACCGGAAGTTCATTCGTACTTCAGGGTTACAGGGGGTACAGTAACTCTGCAAAGCCCAAACCTCAGGGCGATGAAGGCTCTTTACAAAGGGATACGTCAAAGGAGCGTGACTTTACAAAGCCATCAAAAGAAGGGTTGTCAAATTTTAAAGAACTG TATGAAAATCCATGGACCATACCAAATTTCCTGTGCATGGCCAGAATTGCTCTGGCCCCAGTCCTGGGATACTTGATTGTGGAACAGTGGTTTCATCTCTCTCTTGGCCTCTTTGTTTTAGCTGGAGCAACAGATTTG CTGGATGGGTACATTGCTCGCAACTGGGCCAATCAGAAATCAGCTCTGGGGAGTGCTCTCGACCCATTGGCTGATAAAATACTCATCAGTGTGCTATATATAAGTTTGACTTATGCCAGTCTTATCCCAG CTCCTCTTACGGTGTTGGTGATCTCCAGAGATGTGGTCTTGATTGCTGCGGTTTTCTATGTTCGCTACAAAACGATTCCCCCTCCG CGGACGCTCAGCAAATTCTTCAATCCCTGCTATGCTACAGCTCAGCTTAAACCAACGTCCATCAGCAAG GTGAACACTGCAATCCAGCTTATACTTGTGGCGGCATCACTGGCTGCCCCGGTATTCCAGTACACGGACAGTGTGTTTCTTCAGACCCTCTG GTTTATAACTGCACTGACAACTGCGGCATCTGGTTACAGTtactaccattatgggaaaaagaCTGTAGAGGTCTTAAACAAGTCAAAGTGA